In one window of Rhizobium oryzihabitans DNA:
- a CDS encoding hemolysin family protein produces the protein MNEHSARPANEGRENGEQSSSEEGSSHLRQDLTAKPRSTIWSRIGRLLKPSQGERLREDLTDALMADTEIGAAFSPEERAMLNNILRFREVRVEDIMIPRVDIDGLDQNMTIGDALILFEETGRSRMPVYEETLDDPKGMIHIRDLLAYVAKQARNKRRAGSRSVAYGETKAPRSPRPNFDLARVDLEQTVADAGLVRKILFAPPSMLASDLLKTMQAQRTQLALVIDEYGGTDGLVSHEDIVEMVVGDIDDEHDKDEAMFSRVSADVLVADARAELTELAEAIGPEFDVREHLEEIDTLGGLIFFALGRIPAKGEVVRAVPGFEFQILDADTRRIKGVRIVRDHGSEGQDDRAPGEANEVIALPAPDVRLITHQQNAD, from the coding sequence ATGAACGAACATTCTGCACGACCTGCCAATGAGGGCAGAGAAAACGGCGAGCAGTCCTCCTCGGAAGAGGGCAGTAGTCACTTACGTCAAGACCTCACTGCAAAGCCGAGATCGACGATCTGGTCGCGCATCGGACGGTTGCTGAAACCGTCACAGGGTGAGCGCCTGCGCGAAGATTTGACCGACGCGCTGATGGCCGACACTGAAATCGGTGCCGCCTTTTCGCCCGAAGAGCGGGCGATGCTGAACAATATCCTGCGTTTCCGGGAGGTTCGGGTCGAAGATATCATGATCCCGCGGGTCGATATTGACGGTCTCGATCAGAATATGACGATCGGCGATGCGCTGATCCTCTTCGAAGAAACGGGGCGTTCCCGCATGCCGGTCTACGAAGAGACGCTGGATGACCCCAAGGGCATGATCCATATCCGCGATCTCCTGGCCTATGTGGCCAAGCAGGCCCGCAACAAACGCCGCGCCGGATCGCGAAGCGTCGCCTATGGCGAGACGAAGGCGCCGCGTTCGCCGCGACCGAATTTCGACCTTGCGCGGGTCGATCTGGAACAGACGGTTGCCGATGCCGGGCTGGTACGTAAAATTCTTTTTGCGCCACCCTCGATGCTGGCCTCCGATCTCTTGAAGACCATGCAGGCGCAGCGGACGCAGCTCGCCCTCGTGATCGACGAATATGGCGGCACGGACGGCCTCGTCAGCCATGAGGACATCGTCGAGATGGTCGTGGGCGATATCGATGACGAGCATGACAAGGACGAAGCGATGTTTTCGCGTGTCTCTGCCGATGTGCTCGTGGCCGATGCCCGCGCCGAACTCACGGAACTTGCCGAGGCAATTGGCCCCGAATTCGATGTGCGTGAGCATCTGGAAGAAATCGATACACTCGGCGGTCTTATCTTCTTCGCGCTCGGCCGCATTCCGGCCAAGGGCGAGGTTGTCAGGGCCGTGCCGGGTTTCGAGTTCCAGATCCTCGATGCGGATACAAGGCGTATCAAGGGTGTCAGGATTGTCCGTGATCACGGTTCGGAAGGTCAGGATGACCGTGCGCCTGGCGAAGCCAATGAGGTGATTGCGCTGCCGGCGCCGGATGTCCGCCTCATCACGCACCAGCAGAACGCCGACTGA
- the ybeY gene encoding rRNA maturation RNase YbeY, with protein sequence MTVLDIQISVETEGWSSEEDLHAFATKALDAAVDVLKREEEQPFPKIPVELSLVFTDDENIREINAEWRDKDKATNVLSFPAFPLEPGGMPGPMLGDIVIARETVEREALELEKSFGDHLTHLLVHGFLHLFGYDHMDEEEAEEMESLETRILAVLGLSDPYAGQEPL encoded by the coding sequence ATGACAGTTCTGGATATTCAAATCAGCGTCGAGACCGAAGGTTGGTCGTCGGAAGAGGACCTTCATGCCTTCGCCACCAAGGCGCTGGATGCGGCGGTTGATGTTCTGAAGCGGGAAGAGGAGCAACCCTTCCCGAAAATACCGGTGGAACTGTCGCTGGTCTTTACCGACGACGAAAATATTCGGGAAATCAACGCCGAGTGGCGCGACAAGGACAAGGCAACCAACGTCTTGTCTTTTCCTGCTTTTCCGCTGGAACCGGGTGGAATGCCCGGCCCGATGCTGGGTGATATCGTCATTGCCCGTGAGACGGTTGAACGTGAGGCTCTTGAACTTGAGAAGAGTTTCGGGGATCATCTGACCCATCTTCTCGTTCATGGGTTCCTGCATTTGTTCGGTTATGACCACATGGACGAGGAGGAAGCGGAAGAAATGGAGTCGCTTGAGACTCGCATTTTGGCGGTGCTTGGCCTATCTGATCCTTACGCGGGACAGGAACCGCTTTAA
- a CDS encoding PhoH family protein — MNAHELVSPSSRQPRQAATDANHFVLTFENNRIAGELFGQFDQNLKLLEQRLNIDARPRGNSVAITGDVVATNQARRALDFLYERLLKGGTAEVSDVEGAIRMAMAADDQLTLPTMERKAKISMAQISTRKKTIAARTPTQDVYMRALEQSELVFGVGPAGTGKTYLAVAHAAQLLERGAVDRIILSRPAVEAGERLGFLPGDMKEKVDPYLRPLYDALYDMMPGDKVERAIQAGVIEIAPLAFMRGRTLANAAVILDEAQNTTTMQMKMFLTRLGENGRMIVTGDPSQVDLPRGVKSGLVEALQILTDVEGVSVVRFKDVDVVRHPMVARIVRAYESHTAVPDESLVKGS; from the coding sequence TTGAACGCACATGAATTGGTATCACCTTCATCGCGCCAGCCACGCCAAGCCGCGACCGACGCCAATCACTTTGTCCTCACGTTCGAGAATAACAGGATAGCGGGAGAGCTATTCGGTCAGTTCGATCAGAACCTGAAGCTCTTGGAACAGCGCCTCAACATCGATGCACGTCCGCGCGGCAATTCCGTAGCCATCACCGGCGATGTCGTTGCCACCAATCAGGCCCGCCGCGCACTGGATTTCCTTTATGAGCGCCTGCTCAAGGGCGGAACCGCCGAGGTTTCCGACGTGGAAGGCGCGATCCGCATGGCCATGGCCGCAGACGACCAGTTGACCTTGCCGACGATGGAGCGCAAGGCGAAGATTTCCATGGCGCAGATTTCCACCCGCAAGAAGACCATCGCTGCCCGCACGCCGACGCAGGATGTCTATATGCGGGCGCTGGAACAGTCCGAGCTGGTTTTCGGCGTCGGCCCTGCCGGCACCGGCAAGACCTATCTGGCTGTGGCGCATGCGGCGCAGCTGCTGGAGCGCGGCGCGGTCGACCGCATCATCCTGTCGCGTCCGGCGGTGGAAGCGGGCGAACGCCTGGGCTTCCTGCCGGGTGACATGAAGGAAAAGGTCGATCCCTATCTGCGCCCGCTTTACGACGCGCTTTATGACATGATGCCGGGTGACAAGGTAGAGCGCGCCATTCAGGCGGGCGTCATCGAAATCGCCCCGCTCGCCTTCATGCGCGGACGCACACTCGCCAACGCCGCCGTCATTCTGGACGAAGCCCAGAATACGACGACGATGCAAATGAAGATGTTCCTGACCCGTCTCGGCGAGAACGGCCGCATGATCGTGACCGGTGACCCAAGCCAGGTGGACCTTCCGCGCGGGGTGAAGTCCGGCCTTGTCGAAGCCCTGCAAATCCTCACCGATGTGGAGGGCGTGTCAGTCGTCCGCTTCAAGGATGTCGACGTCGTACGTCATCCGATGGTGGCGCGGATCGTCAGGGCTTACGAATCCCACACGGCGGTGCCGGATGAAAGCCTCGTGAAGGGCAGCTGA
- a CDS encoding lysophospholipid acyltransferase family protein, producing the protein MMWLRTAYIAVVLLIVTLILLPLQLLGLAFDWRLRRRIPRIWHRIACHVLGIRVHVHGEVERAKPLMLAVNHASWKDILVLGSIADVVFIAKTEVRDWPVFGWLARLQKSIFVQREQKRSTGEQVGEIAARMADGEIVVLFPEGTTSDGNRMLAVKSSLFGAASTAAEQVPGKLVYVQPVAIAYTRVHGMAMGRYHRVIAAWPGSITLVPHLLGIIKAGAIDVDVTFGDSVPFHNTDNRKRLATDIAASIRSMLAFSLRGGWRK; encoded by the coding sequence ATGATGTGGCTCCGGACAGCCTATATTGCGGTCGTTCTCCTGATCGTCACGCTCATATTGCTGCCGCTGCAACTCCTGGGCCTCGCCTTCGACTGGCGGCTTCGCCGCCGCATTCCGCGCATCTGGCACCGCATCGCCTGCCATGTTCTCGGCATCCGCGTCCATGTCCACGGAGAGGTGGAACGGGCAAAACCGCTGATGCTGGCGGTCAACCACGCCTCGTGGAAAGACATTCTCGTTCTCGGCAGCATTGCCGATGTCGTGTTCATCGCCAAGACGGAGGTGAGGGACTGGCCGGTTTTCGGCTGGCTTGCCAGGCTGCAGAAAAGCATCTTCGTCCAGCGTGAACAGAAGCGCAGCACGGGCGAGCAGGTGGGCGAGATTGCCGCCCGCATGGCCGACGGCGAGATCGTCGTCCTGTTTCCCGAAGGCACCACTTCGGACGGCAACCGCATGCTCGCCGTCAAATCCTCGCTGTTTGGGGCGGCTTCCACCGCGGCCGAGCAGGTTCCGGGCAAACTTGTTTACGTGCAGCCGGTCGCGATCGCCTATACGCGGGTGCACGGCATGGCCATGGGACGTTATCACCGGGTCATTGCGGCCTGGCCGGGCAGCATAACCCTGGTGCCGCATCTGCTCGGCATCATCAAAGCGGGCGCCATCGACGTCGACGTGACATTCGGTGACAGCGTTCCGTTTCACAACACGGATAACCGCAAGCGCCTTGCGACCGATATCGCCGCTTCAATCCGTTCCATGCTGGCCTTCAGCCTGCGCGGTGGCTGGCGGAAATAG
- a CDS encoding Fur family transcriptional regulator, translating to MIDLSKTLEELCAERGMRMTDQRRVIARVLQESADHPDVEELYRRSSAVDPRISISTVYRTVKLFEDAGIIERHDFRDGRSRYETVPEEHHDHLIDLKNGVVIEFHSPEIEALQEKIAREHGFKLVDHRLELYGVPLKPGER from the coding sequence GTGATAGACCTTTCGAAAACGCTGGAGGAGCTTTGTGCCGAGCGCGGCATGCGGATGACGGATCAACGCCGCGTCATCGCCCGTGTCCTGCAGGAATCCGCCGACCATCCCGATGTCGAGGAGCTTTACCGCCGCTCCTCCGCCGTGGATCCGCGCATATCAATTTCCACCGTCTACAGAACGGTGAAGCTGTTCGAGGATGCCGGCATCATCGAGCGTCATGATTTTCGTGATGGCCGCTCGCGTTACGAGACGGTGCCCGAGGAGCATCACGATCATCTGATCGACCTGAAAAACGGCGTCGTCATCGAGTTTCATTCGCCTGAGATCGAGGCCCTTCAGGAAAAGATCGCCCGGGAACACGGCTTCAAGCTCGTCGATCATCGGCTGGAACTTTACGGCGTGCCGTTGAAGCCCGGCGAACGCTGA
- a CDS encoding GNAT family N-acetyltransferase yields the protein MFDEYLSWKPYFEIVPMQHEDCAGVAELHALRFPRPWNDGEFSGLLTQGSVFGAVARQTNAFFSRPLGGFVLAREVAGEAEILTVAVADKFARSGLGWRLMQSAAREAMMRGAETMFLEVDNSNASALGLYKKLGFKTVAERKAYYTAKDGTKSTALVMRRDLR from the coding sequence ATGTTTGACGAATACCTGAGCTGGAAGCCCTATTTCGAGATCGTGCCGATGCAGCATGAGGATTGCGCCGGCGTAGCGGAACTGCATGCGCTGCGCTTTCCGCGTCCCTGGAATGATGGGGAATTTTCCGGGCTTTTGACGCAAGGGTCGGTTTTCGGTGCTGTCGCCCGGCAGACGAACGCGTTTTTCAGCAGGCCGCTTGGCGGTTTCGTGCTGGCGCGGGAAGTGGCGGGCGAGGCGGAAATCCTGACAGTTGCCGTGGCCGACAAGTTTGCGCGCTCCGGTCTCGGCTGGCGTCTGATGCAATCGGCCGCCCGTGAGGCGATGATGCGCGGCGCCGAAACCATGTTCCTCGAGGTGGACAACAGCAACGCCTCCGCGCTCGGGCTCTACAAAAAGCTCGGCTTTAAAACGGTTGCGGAGCGCAAGGCCTATTACACGGCCAAGGATGGAACGAAGTCGACGGCGCTTGTCATGCGCCGCGATCTTCGCTAG
- the tsaB gene encoding tRNA (adenosine(37)-N6)-threonylcarbamoyltransferase complex dimerization subunit type 1 TsaB: MIVLSLDTSGVDCSACVYDSASDTVLGEICETIGKGHAERLMAVIDGALHQAHLPLQKVERIAVTIGPGSFTGIRVGVAAARGFALSLGIEAVGVTTLETLALHHLLENPGRPVAVGLDAKRGETYLQIFAVDGSPLGEAVLLSLDDAKSVLSGFGGAIIGSAAPLFAGSEAGSRPDHFPIATVARVGARKPAGQKKPAPLYLRGPDARPQTGFALARQDVA, from the coding sequence ATGATTGTTCTTTCACTCGACACATCAGGCGTGGACTGTTCTGCCTGCGTTTATGACAGTGCCTCCGACACGGTGCTTGGAGAAATATGCGAAACGATCGGCAAGGGACATGCCGAGCGGCTGATGGCCGTGATCGACGGTGCCTTGCACCAAGCGCATCTGCCGCTGCAAAAGGTGGAGCGCATAGCGGTGACGATCGGTCCTGGCTCCTTCACCGGTATCCGCGTCGGCGTCGCCGCCGCGCGCGGCTTTGCATTGTCGCTCGGCATTGAGGCCGTGGGCGTGACCACGCTTGAGACACTCGCCTTGCACCATCTGTTGGAAAATCCCGGTCGGCCTGTCGCTGTCGGGCTGGATGCCAAACGCGGCGAAACCTATCTCCAGATATTTGCAGTGGATGGATCGCCGCTTGGCGAGGCGGTACTCCTGTCGCTGGACGATGCCAAATCGGTTCTCTCGGGTTTCGGCGGCGCCATCATCGGTTCCGCTGCCCCTCTTTTTGCAGGATCCGAGGCGGGCTCCCGGCCGGATCACTTCCCGATCGCCACCGTTGCGCGCGTCGGCGCACGCAAGCCGGCGGGCCAGAAGAAACCCGCACCGCTTTATCTGCGGGGGCCGGATGCCCGGCCGCAAACCGGTTTTGCGCTGGCACGCCAGGACGTTGCCTGA
- a CDS encoding NifU family protein — translation MFIQTEATPNPTTLKFLPGKVVLESGTAEFLNPAQAQASPLAERLFTIPGVTGVYFGFDFITVTKDGAEWQHLKPAILGSIMEHFMSGRPIMGTAIAAEVSDEEGEFFEEGDETIVATIKELLDTRVRPAVAQDGGDITFRGFRDGTVFLNMKGACSGCPSSTATLKHGVQNLLRHFVPEVREVEAV, via the coding sequence ATGTTCATTCAGACGGAAGCCACGCCGAACCCCACGACGCTGAAGTTCCTGCCCGGCAAGGTGGTGCTGGAAAGCGGCACGGCGGAGTTCCTCAACCCCGCACAGGCGCAGGCCTCGCCGCTGGCAGAGCGCCTTTTCACCATTCCAGGTGTCACCGGCGTTTATTTCGGCTTCGATTTCATCACCGTCACCAAGGATGGCGCTGAATGGCAGCACCTGAAGCCCGCCATTCTGGGCTCGATCATGGAACATTTCATGTCCGGCCGCCCGATCATGGGCACCGCGATTGCCGCCGAAGTGTCGGATGAAGAAGGTGAGTTCTTCGAAGAGGGTGACGAAACCATCGTCGCCACCATCAAGGAACTGCTGGATACCCGCGTTCGCCCCGCTGTGGCGCAGGATGGCGGCGACATCACCTTCCGCGGCTTCCGCGACGGCACGGTGTTCCTGAACATGAAGGGTGCCTGCTCGGGTTGCCCGTCCTCCACGGCCACGCTGAAGCATGGCGTTCAGAACCTGCTTCGCCATTTCGTGCCGGAAGTGCGCGAAGTCGAAGCGGTATGA
- a CDS encoding universal stress protein, translating into MVSTRLSRLEGHRRKFLAVIDDTPECERAVHYAGRRAKNSNGGLVLLYVIPEGDFQQWLGVEQIMRAEAREEAEATLAKIAQKVRETIGIEPEAVIREGSATEQIHGLIEEDRDIAILVLAAGSTKEGPGPLVSSIAGRGAAFPIPVTVLPDTLTDEEIDALC; encoded by the coding sequence ATGGTTTCAACACGGCTGTCGCGTCTGGAAGGGCATCGTCGCAAGTTTCTCGCTGTTATCGATGACACACCGGAATGCGAAAGGGCCGTGCACTATGCCGGTCGTCGCGCCAAGAACTCCAATGGCGGGTTGGTTCTGCTCTATGTGATACCGGAAGGCGATTTCCAGCAATGGCTGGGTGTCGAGCAGATCATGCGGGCAGAAGCGCGCGAGGAAGCGGAAGCCACGCTCGCCAAGATCGCCCAGAAGGTGCGTGAAACAATCGGCATCGAGCCGGAAGCCGTGATCCGCGAAGGTAGCGCCACCGAGCAGATCCATGGGCTGATCGAAGAAGACCGCGATATCGCGATTCTGGTGCTGGCGGCGGGTTCGACGAAGGAAGGGCCGGGACCGCTCGTTTCCTCGATCGCCGGGCGCGGTGCAGCCTTCCCGATCCCCGTCACCGTGTTGCCGGATACACTGACGGATGAGGAAATCGACGCACTCTGCTGA
- the trpS gene encoding tryptophan--tRNA ligase, whose product MNAFKPLVFSGVQPTGNLHLGNYLGAIRKFVALQEDNDCIYCVVDMHAITAQLVHSDLKAQTRSIAAAFIASGIDPVKHIVFNQSAVPQHAELAWVFNCVARIGWMERMTQFKDKSGKNAEQVSLGLLAYPSLMAADILVYRATHVPVGDDQKQHLELARDIAQKFNIDFGDHIRKAGLGLDITVGDEPVHAYFPMVEPLIGGPAPRVMSLKDGTKKMSKSDPSDLSRINLMDDVDAISRKIKKAKTDPDALPSEVEGLKGRPEAENLVGIYAALSDKTKADVLSEFGGQQFSAFKPALVELAVNVLAPVNNEMRRLLDDPTHIDAILSQGGERARAIAEKTMNEVRDIIGFLR is encoded by the coding sequence ATGAACGCATTCAAGCCGCTGGTTTTCTCGGGCGTCCAGCCGACCGGCAATCTGCATCTCGGCAATTATCTCGGCGCGATCCGCAAGTTCGTGGCGCTGCAGGAAGATAACGACTGCATCTATTGCGTGGTCGATATGCACGCCATCACCGCCCAGCTCGTTCACTCCGACCTGAAGGCGCAGACCCGCTCCATCGCCGCCGCCTTCATCGCGTCGGGCATCGACCCCGTGAAGCATATTGTCTTCAACCAGTCGGCCGTGCCGCAGCATGCGGAACTGGCATGGGTGTTCAACTGCGTGGCGCGCATCGGCTGGATGGAGCGCATGACGCAGTTCAAGGACAAGTCCGGCAAGAATGCCGAGCAGGTCTCGCTCGGTCTGCTGGCCTATCCGAGCCTGATGGCCGCCGACATTCTCGTCTATCGCGCCACCCATGTGCCCGTTGGCGACGACCAGAAACAGCATCTGGAACTCGCCCGCGACATCGCCCAGAAATTCAACATCGATTTCGGCGACCATATCCGCAAGGCGGGTCTCGGGCTCGACATCACGGTGGGCGACGAGCCGGTGCATGCCTATTTCCCGATGGTGGAGCCGCTGATCGGCGGTCCGGCCCCGCGCGTGATGTCGTTGAAGGACGGCACCAAGAAGATGTCGAAGTCCGATCCATCCGACCTGTCGCGCATCAACCTGATGGACGATGTCGATGCCATCTCCAGAAAGATCAAGAAGGCAAAGACGGATCCGGATGCGTTGCCGAGCGAAGTCGAAGGCCTGAAGGGACGGCCCGAGGCTGAAAACCTCGTTGGCATCTATGCCGCGCTCTCCGACAAGACGAAGGCGGATGTTCTTTCCGAATTCGGCGGGCAGCAGTTCTCGGCCTTCAAGCCGGCTCTCGTCGAGCTTGCCGTCAATGTGCTGGCGCCTGTGAACAATGAGATGCGTCGCCTTCTCGACGACCCGACCCATATCGATGCCATCCTCAGCCAGGGTGGCGAACGGGCTCGCGCGATCGCTGAGAAGACGATGAACGAGGTGCGTGACATCATCGGCTTCCTGCGCTGA
- a CDS encoding VOC family protein, which yields MSFAENRRIALVTLVVDDYDRAKAFYCEALGFECLSDQPLGDGKRWVVVKPQGTEGAALLLAQADGEPQRFAVGNQTGGRVGFFLHTDNFQSDYETMLARGVRFLEEPRHEVYGSVAVFSDPYGNRWDLLEPRG from the coding sequence ATGTCCTTTGCTGAAAACCGGCGCATCGCTCTCGTCACCCTTGTTGTGGATGATTACGACCGGGCAAAGGCATTTTATTGCGAGGCTCTCGGGTTCGAGTGCCTTTCCGATCAACCGCTTGGCGATGGCAAGCGGTGGGTGGTGGTGAAGCCGCAAGGGACTGAAGGCGCCGCCCTGCTGCTTGCCCAGGCGGATGGTGAACCGCAGCGGTTTGCCGTCGGCAACCAGACCGGCGGACGGGTCGGATTTTTCCTCCACACCGACAATTTCCAAAGCGACTATGAGACCATGCTTGCGCGCGGCGTGCGCTTTCTGGAGGAACCGCGCCATGAGGTTTACGGTTCTGTCGCAGTCTTTTCCGACCCTTATGGAAATCGCTGGGATCTTCTGGAACCGCGCGGCTAA
- the murJ gene encoding murein biosynthesis integral membrane protein MurJ, with protein MSLIGKFATVGTATLGSRIFGFVRETLMAAAVGTGPVADAFNAAFRFPNTFRRLFAEGAFNSAFVPLFAKEIEANGMEGARRFSEEVFGVLFTVLLALTILMELSMPFIVRTVIAPGFLEDPVKFDNTVRLATIMFPYLACMSLAAMMGGMLNSLHRYFAAAIAPVFLNIILIGVLALAWWKNYDPLQVGFALSWGVMVAGLVQLAIVWIAVRNAGMRIGLRRPRLTKNVQRLLVLALPAAITGGITQINLLINTNIASAGEGVISSLAYADRIYQLPLGVVGIAVATVLLPELARALRGGHMVEAGSLQNRSVEFVLFLTLPAAAALLVMAEPIVRFLYERGNFSPSATITVAQILGIYGLGLPAFVLIKAFIPGFFAREDTRTPMIFAAISVVVNVSLALTLFPRLGGPGIAIAEITAGWVNAALLFGMLLWRGHWQVDIPLLTRIPRLLLASALMAGFVHYALTYLSFELSSASSIFVRAGTIMALVFAAMLVYFALAFVSGGADIGMVKRAIRKRGKKSVETEAG; from the coding sequence ATGAGCCTGATCGGCAAGTTCGCCACCGTCGGCACGGCCACGCTCGGCAGCCGCATCTTCGGTTTTGTCCGCGAGACCCTGATGGCGGCCGCCGTTGGCACAGGCCCGGTGGCCGATGCCTTCAACGCCGCCTTCCGTTTCCCGAACACCTTCCGGCGTCTCTTTGCCGAAGGCGCGTTCAACTCGGCCTTCGTGCCGCTTTTCGCCAAGGAAATCGAGGCGAATGGCATGGAAGGCGCAAGACGCTTTTCCGAAGAGGTTTTCGGCGTTCTCTTTACCGTGCTTCTGGCCCTGACGATCCTGATGGAACTGTCGATGCCGTTCATCGTACGTACCGTGATTGCGCCGGGCTTTCTGGAAGACCCGGTGAAGTTCGACAACACCGTCCGTCTCGCCACCATCATGTTCCCCTATCTCGCCTGCATGTCGCTGGCGGCGATGATGGGCGGCATGCTGAATTCGCTGCACCGTTATTTCGCAGCGGCTATCGCGCCGGTTTTCCTCAACATCATCCTCATCGGCGTGCTCGCCTTGGCATGGTGGAAGAACTACGACCCTCTGCAGGTGGGCTTTGCCCTGTCCTGGGGAGTGATGGTTGCGGGTCTGGTGCAGCTTGCCATCGTCTGGATCGCGGTGCGCAATGCCGGCATGCGGATCGGTTTGCGCAGGCCCAGGCTGACGAAGAACGTCCAGCGGCTTCTGGTCCTCGCCCTGCCGGCGGCGATAACCGGCGGCATCACCCAGATCAATCTCCTGATCAACACCAATATCGCCTCTGCCGGCGAAGGTGTGATCTCCTCGCTCGCCTATGCGGACCGGATTTACCAGCTACCGCTCGGTGTCGTCGGCATCGCCGTCGCTACCGTGCTTCTGCCGGAACTGGCGCGGGCTTTGCGCGGCGGACATATGGTCGAGGCGGGAAGCCTGCAGAACCGTTCGGTCGAATTCGTGCTGTTCCTGACATTGCCCGCAGCGGCCGCCCTTCTCGTCATGGCCGAGCCCATCGTGCGTTTTCTCTACGAGCGCGGCAATTTCTCGCCTTCGGCCACCATCACCGTTGCGCAAATCCTCGGCATATACGGTCTTGGCTTGCCGGCTTTCGTGTTGATAAAAGCATTTATTCCCGGTTTCTTCGCCCGCGAAGACACCCGCACGCCGATGATCTTTGCGGCAATTTCCGTGGTGGTGAACGTCTCGCTCGCGCTGACGCTTTTCCCGCGCCTTGGCGGTCCGGGCATCGCCATCGCTGAAATAACCGCCGGCTGGGTGAATGCCGCCCTGCTGTTCGGCATGCTCCTGTGGCGCGGGCACTGGCAGGTGGATATTCCGCTGCTGACCCGCATTCCGCGATTGCTTCTGGCCTCTGCACTCATGGCCGGCTTCGTGCACTATGCGCTGACCTATCTGAGCTTCGAGCTGTCTTCCGCCTCCTCGATTTTTGTTCGGGCAGGAACGATCATGGCTCTCGTATTCGCAGCCATGCTGGTCTATTTCGCGCTCGCCTTCGTGTCCGGCGGCGCTGATATCGGCATGGTGAAGAGAGCCATCCGCAAGCGCGGCAAGAAGAGCGTCGAAACGGAGGCTGGCTGA